A genomic stretch from Acropora palmata chromosome 13, jaAcrPala1.3, whole genome shotgun sequence includes:
- the LOC141864381 gene encoding uncharacterized protein LOC141864381 isoform X1 has protein sequence MSSLKPTLEALASVDSLVDTLKACIWKQDKIIREQKEEIDKLKSIVRELEKEGKELRSRLAKERKTGSTASSPDETRSQDERDSNGDSQSPWKSTVERSSLSGEPESGSRLDEVFISPEPVKSPVITVTPENGCPVQYSSPQESPGGTPKVDRKEALKSVKRSDSITRQKTYNRKYELSPELLDKSVRFLERQYGGKEKAHQAARIIQSEYRKYRMDKQFKRMRTYSCTAGSDLFRKKSSADLQSPVKTLSPQPQHQNAESQVTPILRIKKKKGGDQRVKSILIIDNINSVSGGEPQMYTSENLPTDLTSIFTPLRNEDSENEQKEIGHEKKDLRLASVTSETEHYVKVEIVDNAETFEEEKRSSKVPNGDLSRRQQKGTLVEDGSINGSDDSGDEMSRRDTSSMDGLDGNCASSGPPSIDDDTLSLYSEFELKPQKLEIRIGINHFNRKPEKGVNYLVTHQVLDDNPEMVAKFLLTEPGISKQKLGEYLGNLQNEFNMEVLKYMVQALNFTGMEVDEALRVFQTHFILPGEAQKIERLMQDFAEQYVNCNPSSEQGAVDAILILSFAIVMLNTDLHSPNVKRRMTEAQFITNLKGTNNGGDFPQESLKGIYHRIKKKAFVTGRDHVSVVEKLSKKIVGTKSPWTTLAALHRQLRLLTPLNNVRDPNKKEKAHTRTILLFNDMLVACKERGKAGRGEGIHYYSYKQSFSLCGLKVMMFSNDYYQFGVEVFSKLDNKVLAFFNARDEQTRKVFFEELQDCIEETNEMESDRITTEKQKHLGARFHRSGMDLSRASLTLPKKIKKPAHDTISLIDSGSSMESLSGAGLFGSKQLSSSMLNINESGDFAPELKKSSSISSLDSAFTDGDSDRTISEDFPRMHSPHTRKGLFGIKWRQRHSTKNTPGQSSPKLSPISSPLERKEVITP, from the exons ATGAGTTCTCTGAAGCCAACTCTAGAAGCGTTGGCGAGTGTTGACTCTTTAGTTGACACTTTGAAAGCGTGTATATGGAAGCAAGATAAGATTATACGAGAACAGAAAGAAGAAATCGACAAGCTGAAAAGTATTGTCAGAGAATTGGAGAAGGAAGGAAAGGAACTTCGTAGCCGGCTagcgaaagaaagaaaaactggcTCGACGGCCTCAAGCCCTGATGAGACAAGATCACAGGATGAAAGAGATAG TAATGGAGATTCTCAGTCACCTTGGAAGTCAACAGTTGAAAGGAGTTCTTTAAGTGGAGAGCCAGAGAGTGGAAGTAGACTGGATGaagttttcatttctccaGAGCCTGTTAAGTCTCCTGTGATTACAGTGACACCAGAGAATGGTTGTCCTGTTCAATACTCCTCGCCACAGGAATCCCCAGGTGGGACTCCTAAGGTTGATAGGAAGGAAGCTCTCAAGTCTGTAAAAAGGAGTGATAGCATTACTCGACAGAAAACATACAATAGGAAATATGAATTAAGTCCTGAACTTCTAGACAAAAGTGTGAGGTTCCTAGAGCGACAGTAtggaggaaaagaaaaagcacatCAGGCAGCCAGGATTATTCAGTCTGAGTACCGTAAATATCGTATGGACAAGCAGTTCAAAAGGATGCGAACATATTCCTGTACTGCTGGAAGTGATTTGTTTCGAAAAAAGTCTAGTGCTGACCTTCAGTCGCCGGTGAAGACCTTGAGCCCTCAACCCCAACATCAAAATGCTGAAAGCCAAGTTACACCGATACTGcgaattaaaaagaaaaaaggtggTGATCAGAGAGTCAAGTCAATTCTTATCATTGATAATATCAACAGTGTGAGTGGGGGAGAACCACAGATGTACACCAGTGAGAACCTTCCAACAGATCTGACTTCTATATTTACTCCATTGAGAAATGAAGACTCTGAGAATGAGCAAAAAGAGATTGGACATGAAAAGAAAGACTTGAGGCTTGCAAGTGTTACCAGTGAAACAGAACACTATGTCAAAGTTGAAATTGTTGACAATGCAGAAACATTTGAGGAGGAAAAAAGAAGCAGTAAAGTCCCTAATGGAGATTTGAGTAGGAGACAACAGAAAGGGACTCTTGTTGAGGATGGCTCCATTAATGGTAGTGATGATTCAG GTGATGAAATGAGCAGAAGAGATACTAGCAGCATGGACGGTTTAGATGGCAATTGTGCATCATCAGGTCCACCAAGCATAGATGATGACACGTTAAGCCTCTACTCGGAATTTGAACTCAAACCACAGAAGCTTGAGATAAGGATTGGTATCAACCATTTTAACAG AAAGCCAGAGAAAGGAGTAAACTACCTTGTAACTCATCAAGTGTTGGACGATAATCCAGAGATGGTGGCGAAGTTTCTTTTGACAGAACCAGGCATCAGCAAACAAAAGCTTGGAGAGTATCTGGgaaatttgcaaaatgaatTCAACATGGAAGTGTTAAA GTACATGGTCCAAGCTCTCAATTTCACTGGAATGGAGGTTGATGAGGCTCTTAGAGTTTTCCAgactcattttattttacca ggCGAAGCTCAAAAGATCGAGAGACTCATGCAG GATTTTGCAGAACAGTATGTCAATTGCAATCCATCGTCAGAGCAGGGTGCTGTTGATGCAATCCTGATTTTGTCTTTTGCTATTGTCATGTTAAACACTGATCTGCACAGTCCAAATGTGAAAAGACGAATGACAGAAGCACAGTTCATCACCAACTTAAAAG GCACAAATAATGGTGGCGATTTTCCTCAAGAAAGCTTGAAAGGAATCTACCACAGaataaaaaag AAGGCATTTGTCACTGGCCGGGATCATGTTAGTGTGGTTGAGAAGCTTAGCAAGAAAATTGTGGGAACAAAATCGCCTTGGACG ACTTTGGCAGCTCTTCACAGACAGTTGAGATTGTTAACCCCTTTGAACAATGTGCGTGATCccaacaagaaagaaaaggcacACACAAGGACCATCCTCCTCTTTAATGACATGCTTGTT GCTTGTAAGGAACGGGGGAAAGCTGGCCGTGGAGAAGGAATTCATTATTACAGTTATAAACAATCTTTTTCCTTGTGTGGGCTGAAGGTGATGATGTTCTCCAATGATT ACTACCAGTTTGGAGTTGAAGTTTTCTCAAAGTTGGATAATAAG gttttggcatttttcaatgCAAGGGatgaacaaacaagaaaagtgtTCTTTGAAGAACTTCAGGACTGCATAGAGGAG ACAAATGAAATGGAAAGTGACAGAATAA CCACTGAGAAACAGAAGCATCTTGGTGCAAGGTTTCACAGATCAGGAATGGATCTCAGCCGGGCATCACTCACACTGCCAAAGAAGATAAAGAAACCTGCTCATGATACAATTAGTTTGATTGACAGTGGAAGTTCCATGGAGTCACTAAGTGGTGCTGGTCTGTTTGGATCCAAGCAGCTGTCGAGCTCCATGTTAAACATCAATGAGAGTGGAG ACTTCGCACCAGAGCTCAAGAAAAGCAGCAGTATATCATCACTTGATAGTGCTTTTACTGATGGG GATTCTGATAGAACTATCTCAGAGGATTTTCCAAGAATGCACTCACCTCATACACGAAAAGGACTGTTTGGAATTAAATGGCGCCAGAGACATAGCACGAAGAACACTCCAGGACAATCTTCACCAAAATTGAGTCCTATATCTTCTCCGTTGGAGAGAAAGGAAGTTATAACTCCATGA
- the LOC141864381 gene encoding uncharacterized protein LOC141864381 isoform X2 → MSSLKPTLEALASVDSLVDTLKACIWKQDKIIREQKEEIDKLKSIVRELEKEGKELRSRLAKERKTGSTASSPDETRSQDERDSNGDSQSPWKSTVERSSLSGEPESGSRLDEVFISPEPVKSPVITVTPENGCPVQYSSPQESPGGTPKVDRKEALKSVKRSDSITRQKTYNRKYELSPELLDKSVRFLERQYGGKEKAHQAARIIQSEYRKYRMDKQFKRMRTYSCTAGSDLFRKKSSADLQSPVKTLSPQPQHQNAESQVTPILRIKKKKGGDQRVKSILIIDNINSVSGGEPQMYTSENLPTDLTSIFTPLRNEDSENEQKEIGHEKKDLRLASVTSETEHYVKVEIVDNAETFEEEKRSSKVPNGDLSRRQQKGTLVEDGSINGSDDSGDEMSRRDTSSMDGLDGNCASSGPPSIDDDTLSLYSEFELKPQKLEIRIGINHFNRKPEKGVNYLVTHQVLDDNPEMVAKFLLTEPGISKQKLGEYLGNLQNEFNMEVLKYMVQALNFTGMEVDEALRVFQTHFILPGEAQKIERLMQDFAEQYVNCNPSSEQGAVDAILILSFAIVMLNTDLHSPNVKRRMTEAQFITNLKGTNNGGDFPQESLKGIYHRIKKKAFVTGRDHVSVVEKLSKKIVGTKSPWTTLAALHRQLRLLTPLNNVRDPNKKEKAHTRTILLFNDMLVACKERGKAGRGEGIHYYSYKQSFSLCGLKVMMFSNDYYQFGVEVFSKLDNKVLAFFNARDEQTRKVFFEELQDCIEETNEMESDRITTEKQKHLGARFHRSGMDLSRASLTLPKKIKKPAHDTISLIDSGSSMESLSGAGLFGSKQLSSSMLNINESGDFAPELKKSSSISSLDSAFTDGFENGISALTEKLGGKVKREKGKRKKSESKDSKSRILLSVRF, encoded by the exons ATGAGTTCTCTGAAGCCAACTCTAGAAGCGTTGGCGAGTGTTGACTCTTTAGTTGACACTTTGAAAGCGTGTATATGGAAGCAAGATAAGATTATACGAGAACAGAAAGAAGAAATCGACAAGCTGAAAAGTATTGTCAGAGAATTGGAGAAGGAAGGAAAGGAACTTCGTAGCCGGCTagcgaaagaaagaaaaactggcTCGACGGCCTCAAGCCCTGATGAGACAAGATCACAGGATGAAAGAGATAG TAATGGAGATTCTCAGTCACCTTGGAAGTCAACAGTTGAAAGGAGTTCTTTAAGTGGAGAGCCAGAGAGTGGAAGTAGACTGGATGaagttttcatttctccaGAGCCTGTTAAGTCTCCTGTGATTACAGTGACACCAGAGAATGGTTGTCCTGTTCAATACTCCTCGCCACAGGAATCCCCAGGTGGGACTCCTAAGGTTGATAGGAAGGAAGCTCTCAAGTCTGTAAAAAGGAGTGATAGCATTACTCGACAGAAAACATACAATAGGAAATATGAATTAAGTCCTGAACTTCTAGACAAAAGTGTGAGGTTCCTAGAGCGACAGTAtggaggaaaagaaaaagcacatCAGGCAGCCAGGATTATTCAGTCTGAGTACCGTAAATATCGTATGGACAAGCAGTTCAAAAGGATGCGAACATATTCCTGTACTGCTGGAAGTGATTTGTTTCGAAAAAAGTCTAGTGCTGACCTTCAGTCGCCGGTGAAGACCTTGAGCCCTCAACCCCAACATCAAAATGCTGAAAGCCAAGTTACACCGATACTGcgaattaaaaagaaaaaaggtggTGATCAGAGAGTCAAGTCAATTCTTATCATTGATAATATCAACAGTGTGAGTGGGGGAGAACCACAGATGTACACCAGTGAGAACCTTCCAACAGATCTGACTTCTATATTTACTCCATTGAGAAATGAAGACTCTGAGAATGAGCAAAAAGAGATTGGACATGAAAAGAAAGACTTGAGGCTTGCAAGTGTTACCAGTGAAACAGAACACTATGTCAAAGTTGAAATTGTTGACAATGCAGAAACATTTGAGGAGGAAAAAAGAAGCAGTAAAGTCCCTAATGGAGATTTGAGTAGGAGACAACAGAAAGGGACTCTTGTTGAGGATGGCTCCATTAATGGTAGTGATGATTCAG GTGATGAAATGAGCAGAAGAGATACTAGCAGCATGGACGGTTTAGATGGCAATTGTGCATCATCAGGTCCACCAAGCATAGATGATGACACGTTAAGCCTCTACTCGGAATTTGAACTCAAACCACAGAAGCTTGAGATAAGGATTGGTATCAACCATTTTAACAG AAAGCCAGAGAAAGGAGTAAACTACCTTGTAACTCATCAAGTGTTGGACGATAATCCAGAGATGGTGGCGAAGTTTCTTTTGACAGAACCAGGCATCAGCAAACAAAAGCTTGGAGAGTATCTGGgaaatttgcaaaatgaatTCAACATGGAAGTGTTAAA GTACATGGTCCAAGCTCTCAATTTCACTGGAATGGAGGTTGATGAGGCTCTTAGAGTTTTCCAgactcattttattttacca ggCGAAGCTCAAAAGATCGAGAGACTCATGCAG GATTTTGCAGAACAGTATGTCAATTGCAATCCATCGTCAGAGCAGGGTGCTGTTGATGCAATCCTGATTTTGTCTTTTGCTATTGTCATGTTAAACACTGATCTGCACAGTCCAAATGTGAAAAGACGAATGACAGAAGCACAGTTCATCACCAACTTAAAAG GCACAAATAATGGTGGCGATTTTCCTCAAGAAAGCTTGAAAGGAATCTACCACAGaataaaaaag AAGGCATTTGTCACTGGCCGGGATCATGTTAGTGTGGTTGAGAAGCTTAGCAAGAAAATTGTGGGAACAAAATCGCCTTGGACG ACTTTGGCAGCTCTTCACAGACAGTTGAGATTGTTAACCCCTTTGAACAATGTGCGTGATCccaacaagaaagaaaaggcacACACAAGGACCATCCTCCTCTTTAATGACATGCTTGTT GCTTGTAAGGAACGGGGGAAAGCTGGCCGTGGAGAAGGAATTCATTATTACAGTTATAAACAATCTTTTTCCTTGTGTGGGCTGAAGGTGATGATGTTCTCCAATGATT ACTACCAGTTTGGAGTTGAAGTTTTCTCAAAGTTGGATAATAAG gttttggcatttttcaatgCAAGGGatgaacaaacaagaaaagtgtTCTTTGAAGAACTTCAGGACTGCATAGAGGAG ACAAATGAAATGGAAAGTGACAGAATAA CCACTGAGAAACAGAAGCATCTTGGTGCAAGGTTTCACAGATCAGGAATGGATCTCAGCCGGGCATCACTCACACTGCCAAAGAAGATAAAGAAACCTGCTCATGATACAATTAGTTTGATTGACAGTGGAAGTTCCATGGAGTCACTAAGTGGTGCTGGTCTGTTTGGATCCAAGCAGCTGTCGAGCTCCATGTTAAACATCAATGAGAGTGGAG ACTTCGCACCAGAGCTCAAGAAAAGCAGCAGTATATCATCACTTGATAGTGCTTTTACTGATGGG tttgaaaatgGAATTTCTGCACTCACTGAAAAACTTGGTGGCAAGGTTAAAAGAGAGAAAGGAAAACGCAAAAAATCAGAATCCAAGGACAGCAAGTCTAGAATTCTTCTTTCTGTCA GATTCTGA